A window from Candidatus Cloacimonadota bacterium encodes these proteins:
- the ruvX gene encoding Holliday junction resolvase RuvX, translating to MKRLLGIDFGERRIGIALSDESMVFSSPYITIDVKKTPDYFKKIHKIIGDKQVTKIVIGNPLNVEGQDTHKSKTIKQFADKLANLIEVPIVFWDETHTTLKAKEILKLNKKSLKKHKKELDKIAASLMLEDYMQHSS from the coding sequence TTGAAAAGATTATTAGGCATTGATTTTGGAGAAAGAAGGATTGGCATTGCTCTTTCTGACGAAAGCATGGTATTTTCTTCCCCTTACATAACGATAGATGTAAAAAAAACTCCTGATTATTTTAAAAAAATTCATAAAATAATCGGTGATAAACAAGTTACAAAAATCGTAATTGGTAATCCCCTTAATGTGGAAGGACAGGATACACATAAGTCAAAAACCATCAAACAATTTGCAGATAAATTAGCAAACCTAATTGAAGTTCCAATAGTTTTTTGGGATGAAACTCACACTACCCTGAAAGCAAAAGAAATTCTGAAATTGAATAAAAAGTCTTTGAAGAAACACAAAAAAGAATTGGATAAAATTGCTGCTTCTTTGATGCTTGAGGATTATATGCAGCATAGTTCTTAA